The Bradyrhizobium sp. B097 genome contains the following window.
GCCGAGCTTGATCTCGGGTTTTGCAAACAGCGCGCGGTCGCTGGCGATGGCAAGATGCACCGCCTCAGTGATCTCGCAGCCGCCGCCGAAGGCGAGCCCGTTGACCGCGGCGATGACCGGCTTCTTGAACGCTTCGAGCCGCGCGGTCATGGCCTGGCCGCGGCGGACGAAGTCGCGCACCGCGACGGCCGCCCCCTGTTTGACGCTCTCGGAAAATCCCTTGATGTCGGCGCCCGCCGAGAACGCGCGTTCGCCGGCGCCGGTCAGGATCACGGCGCGCACTGTAGCGTCGCCCTCGATGCGGTCGAGCGCCGCCATCAGCTGATCGATCAGCTGGTAATTGAGCGCGTTGAGCTGCGCGGGGCGGTTCAGGGTGATCAGGGCGATCCCGTCGTCGATGGCGAGCAGGATGGGGTCGGGCATGGCGCAGTCTCCGGCATGGGTGTTCGTGGGGCCGAACCTAAAGGCTCCCGGAATTTGTGTATATTCACTGGTCAGTATACATACGACGGATGCCCAGACCCTCCGAACCCACCCGCGAGCGCATCGTCCAGGCGGCGAATTCGCTGTTCTACAGTGAAGGCATCCGCCGCGTTAGTGTCGACGAGGTCGCCGCCAAGGCCGGCCTCACCAAGCGCACGCTGTATTATCACTTCAAGAGCAAGGACGATCTGGTCGCCGCCTATCTCGCCGCGCGCGACCAGCCCAACCTCGCGCTGTTCCGCAAATGGTTCGCGGAGGCCGAGGGCGGCGTGCCGGCGAAGGTCGAGGCGATCTTCCGGAATCTCGCGCGCTCGGCGCGGCATCCGAAATGGAAAGGCTGCGGTTTCCTGCGCACCTCGGCCGAGCTTGCCAACATGCCCGGCCATCCCGCGATCCGGATCGGCGCCGCGCACAAGAAGAAGTTCGAGGACTGGCTGCGCGCGACCTTTGCGGAGCAGGGCATTGCCGATCCGCTAAAACTCGCGCGGCAGATCCTGCTGCTGCTGGATGGATCATTCGCCGTGGTGCTGCTGCATCGCGACGCCAGCTACATGGAGACCGCCGGCGAGGCCGCGCGCACGCTGATCGAGACGGCGTTGCCGAAGCCGGGGCGTAAACGGGGCTAGGGTCGCGTTCGCTGCGGTCGCAAAAGAGGCGACAAGGAATCCGATCTGATGTGTTGCCGTCTTTGGGTCAGCAACAGTCTTCCGCTTTCGCGAGTGTGTCATCCTCCTCGCCGAAGGGTCTTCCAAGCCAGAAGGGCAGCGGCAAGAATCGAGATGGCACAAAAGACGCTGGTCCCCAACATACGGACCCCGGGACGCGGTTCGTTGATCCACACGAGGGCGGCCAGACACAGAAACGCCGGGACTGCACAAGCTTGTGTAGCGATGTATTGCTTCCGCAATGCCGCCGGCGCACGGGGACTCCAGATGAATTCCTCGACCTCAAATCTGCGAGAAAAGGTGTCTATCGGCTCCTGGGGATACGACTTTGCGAGCTCCGCCATCACGGACATGAATCCCCATCCGGCAATGCCGATGAGCGTGATGGCAAGCAAGGCCAAGAGGAGCGACATCTCTCATCCATACCATCTGCGATATGAGCCTGAATAGCCGGCTAAAGCGCGCCGCGCTCTTGCAGCAGCGCCAGCACCGCATTGAGGTCCGGCAGCACGGCTGCGCATTTCGCGCGCGTCTCGTCGGTCGGCGGCGCCATGTCGGGCACCATCAGCGTGATGGCGCCGGCGGCGTGGGCGGCCGCGACGCCGTGGTTGGAGTCTTCCACCGCGATGCAGGCCACCGGCGTTACGTCGAGCCGCGCGGCTGCCTTCAGATAGAGTTCCGGGTCCGGTTTGCCGTGGGTCACGTCATCGAGCGTCAGCAGCGTGTCGAAACGGTCGCGGATTCCCGCGAGCGTGAGATGGCGCTCGGCCGTGCGGCGGGATGACGAGGTCACGATCGCCTTTCTGCAGTCGGCGGCGGCAAGGCCGTCGAGCAGCGCGAGCGTGCCGGGCTTGAGCGGCAGGCCGGCGTCGAACATGCGATCGCGGGTGACGATGAAGGCGCGATTGACCTCGGCGAGCGGAAACGCCGCGCCGTAATGATCGCGCAGCATCGCTTCGCAGACCGGGCCGGGCAGCCCGACCATCGAATGGCACAGCGCGCCGACGCCGTCGCTGTAGCCGCATGCATTCAGCGCCGCGACCAGGCTGTCGAAGTAGACCTTCTCGGTGTCTAGCAGCGTGCCGTCCATGTCGAGCAGGACGGCGTCGACGGTCCAGGGCGCGTTCACTTGGCGCTCACGGCGGCTTGCTGTTCCGCCAGTTTCCGCAGGCATGCCGGGCAGAGGCAGTCACTGCTGTCGGCCGGCATCGGCAAACGAAAGCTCTCGTCGGAACACCAGCACGATCCCGTGAGCGAGCAGGAGAATTCGCTGCCGCATGCCGTGCACGCTAGCCGGCGCGGTGATGCTGGTTCGGAACGATCGTGTGACGTGAGGTCCATTCTAACCGCGATTTAATGCGCGAATTAATCTCGGGTTCATCCCGGACCGCGCTATGATGCCGGGCAACTGATATAGCCGGAATAGGCCGTTAAGGGAATTCTGATGGCCCGTGATTCGCAAGCCGCGCTGATTGCCCTCAACCGGTTTGGATTTGGCGCCCGCGGCGGGGCGGCCGGCGACCTCATCAACGCGGCCTCCGATCCGCGCGGTTTCGTGCTGGCGGAACTGGCGCGTCCGAACGGCGCGCTGCTCGAAGTGCCGGGCCTGCTCTCGACGCCGGAGCTCGGCAAGCAGGTGTTCGACTATCAGTTCGAGATCCAGCAGGCGCGCAATGCCGCGAAAGCCGCGCAGCAAGGCGCGAGCGAGACGCCGCCGCAGGGGCCGGACGCGAAGCCGCAGCAGCGGCGCAATCTGTCGCTGTCGACTGCCGCGAAGGAGATCGCAGGCAAGGATCCGGCGATGCAGCCCCAGCCCGCCGACAACGCCAATGCGGCGATGACGCCGTCGACGATGCAGGCGGTGGCCGGTCCGGCCAAGCCGCCGGCGCAGCCGCTCAACATCATCCAGAAGACGTTTCGCGCCGAGGCGCTGGCGCGGCTGCAACGTGGCGTGGTCGCCGATTGCGGTTTCGTCGAGCGGCTCGTCGTGTTCTGGTCCAACCACTTCTGCATCTCCGCCAACAAGGGCGCGCTGGCGCGGATGTGGGCCGGCTCGTTCGAGCGCGAGGCGATCCGCCCGCATGTGCTTGGCCGCTTCGGCGACATGCTGAAGGCCGTCGAGCAGCATCCGGCGATGCTGTTCTTCCTCGACAACCAGCAATCGCTGGGGCCGGAGTCGCGCGCCGGCATCAACCGCAACCGCGGCCTCAACGAAAACCTCGCCCGCGAGATCATGGAGCTGCATACGCTCGGCGTCGGCGGCGGCTACACCCAGGACGACGTCACTTCGCTGGCGCGCGTCATCACCGGCTGGACCTTTGCCGGCCGGCAGGGCCAGCTCGGCACGCCCGGCAGTTTTGTCTTCAATGCCAATGCGCACCAGCCCGGTCCGCAGCAGGTGCTGGGCAAGACCTATGCGCAGGCGGGCGTCGCGCAGGGCGATGCGGTGCTGTCCGACATCGCGCGGCATCCCTCGACCGCAAAATTCATCGCGACCAAGTTCGCCCGCCATTTCGTCACGGATGATCCGCCGCCGGCGCTGGTGGCGAAGCTGCAGGATACGTTCAGCAAGACCGACGGCGATCTCAGAGCGCTCGCCACCGCGCTCGTTCAGTCGAATGAAGCTTGGCAGGCGCCGCTGACGAAAATGCGCTCGCCTTACGAATTCCTGCTCGCCTCCGGCCGCCTGCTGGCGCGCAATCCGGAGGATCCGGGCCGCTACCTCAACGGCCTCAACGTGCTCGGCCAGCCGCTGTGGTCGCCGGCCGGCCCGAACGGTTTCCCGGATACAGCTGCGGCCTGGGCGGCGCCTGAGGGCATCAAGCTCAGGCTCGACATCTCGGCGCAGCTTGGCTCCCAGCTCGCCGACCGGTTCGACCCGCGCGACCTGCTCGAGTTGATTGCGGCGGATGCCGCTTCGGTCGAGACGCGGCGCACCATCGAGCGTGCGGAATCGCGGCAGCAGGCGCTGGCGCTGCTGCTGATGTCGCCGGAATTCCAGAGGAGATGATCATGGATTGCTCCGAGAGCCTGATGCTGCAGGCGACATCGCGGCGCGCGCTGCTGCTCGGCGGCGCCTCCTTTGCCGCCTGGGCCTATTTGCCGAAATTCGCGCGCGCGGCCGATGGCCGCGATCCGCGCTTCGTCACCATCATCCTGCGCGGTGCGCTCGATGGTCTTGCCACCGTAGCCCCGATCGGTGACCCCGATTATGCCGGCCTGCACGGCGCGATCGCGCTGAAAGCCGATGGACCGAACGCGGCGGTGATGCTGGATCCGTTCTTCGGCCTGCATCCGGCGATGCCGGAATTCGCGCGGATGTATCGGGCCAAGCAGGCCGCGGTGGTCCATGCGGTTGCGACCTCCTATCGCGATCGCTCGCATTTCGATGGCCAGGACGTGCTGGAGAGCGGCTTCCCCGGTCCCGGTCGGGTGCAGTCCGGCTGGCTCAACCGCGCGCTCGAAGCATTGCCGAAGGGCGAGCGGGTGACGCGCGCGCTCGCGGTCGGCCCGACCACGCCGCTGGTGCTGCGCGGCGCAGCGCCGACCGTCGGCTGGGCGCCGACCGCGCTGCCGCAGGCCGCCGACGACACCGCGATGCGGCTGCTCGATCTCTACCAGCACCGCGATCCGACGCTGGCGAGCGCGCTGACGCAGGGCTTGCAGCTCGAGAAACAGGCGCAGGGCAACGAGATGAAGCCGCAGCCCGGCGGCGGCGGCGTCGCGGCGATGCGGCTGGTGGCGCGCGGCGCCGCCAAGCTGATGGCGGCGGATGACGGACCGCGGATCGGTGCACTCGCCTTCGACGGCTGGGATACCCATGCCAATGAAGGCGGGCCGGTCGGCCGGCTCGCGCAGCTGCTCGGCGGGCTCGACGGCGCACTGGCGGAATTTCAGAGCGGCTTAGGTGCGCGCTGGCGCGACACCGTGATCGTGGTCGCCACCGAGTTCGGGCGCACCGCGCGCATCAACGGCACCGAGGGCACCGACCACGGCACCGGCACCATCGCGCTGCTCGTCGGCGGCGCGGTGAACGGCGGTCGGATGATCACCGACTGGCCGGGCCTCAAGCCCGCCAATCTCTACCAGGCCCGCGACCTCGCCCCGACCACCGACCTGCGCGCCGTGATCAAGGGCGTGCTGCACGACCAGTTCGGCCTCGGCGAGCGTGTGCTGGCCGATGCCGTGTTTCCGGACAGCGCGCCGGTAAAGCCGATGAAGGGATTGGTGGCGTAGCACTCGCCACAACCACGGTGTCGTCCCGGCGAAAGCCGGGACCCATTACCACCGAACTCGATTGTTGGAAACGCTGGAGCCACAGCACGCCATGACCACGCGCATTTGTGGTTATGGGTCCCGGCCTTCGCCGGGACGACGCAAGTAATTACCCCTTCGTCATCCCGTCGATCTCCGCCATCTCCTCCGCACTCAGCTTCCAGCTGATCGCTTTCACGTTCTGCTCGATCTGCTCGGGACGCGTCGCGCCGGCGATGACGCTTGCGACTTGCGGGCGGGCGGCGAGCCAGGAGAAGGCGAGCTCGAGCATGGTGTGGCCGCGCGCCTGTGCGAAGGCCTGCAGCTGCTCGACGATGTCCTCGTTGCGCGGCGTGACGTAGCGGTCCTTCAAGGCCGGCGCCTTGGCGAAGCGGGTGTCGGCGGGCGCAGCAGTGCCGCGCTGATACTTGCCGGTTAGAAGACCGCTCGCGAGCGGGAAGAACGGCAGCAGGCCGAGATTGTATTGCTGCGCGGCGGGCAAGAGGTCCTTCTCGATGCCGCGCACCACGAGGCTGTATTCGTCCTGGCAGGACACGAAGCGGTTCACGTTCAGCTCGCGCGCGACGTATTCCGCCTCCGCGATCCGCCATGCCGGGAAATTGGAGTTGCCGATGTAGCGCACCTTGCCCTGGCGCACGAGATCGTCGAGCGCGCGCAGCGTCTCGTCGATCGGGGTCAAGGGATCGTAATCGTGCTGCTGATAGAGATCGATGTAGTCGGTCTTCAGGCGGGTGAGGCTCGCTTCGACCGCGGACATGATGTAGCGCCGCGAGGCGCCCTGTTTGGTGCCGTCGGTCGCCATCGGCTTGGAGAATTTCGTGGCGAGCACGATGTCCTTGCGGCGATCGCCCAGCACGGTGCCGAGCACGGTCTCCGAGCCGCCCATGCCGGCATAGATGTCGGCGGTGTCGAACAGGGTGATGCCGAGATCGATCGCCTTGTGGATCACCTTGCGCGAGGTTTCCAGGTCGGTGCGCTGGCCGAAATTGTTGCAGCCGATGCCGACCGCGGACACGCGCAGGCCGGAGCCGCCGAGATTACGAATTTCCATGAGACAATCCTGTGGGATAGGCGAGGGATGCGGCGCATTGTGACAATCGCGCCGCGGCGCGGCAAGGTGCCGCCCTACCGCCGATCACGCATGGCACCTATCACGCTCAGCAATGTCGAAAAAAAGCGGTCCCGGTCAGACGCGGCGACTGACGGGGACCGCTCGGGGCGAAGATCTGAGACGGGGGGCCTGATCTTACGCAAGCGGAAGCCTAGCCGGGCTTTGTAACGCGCCGGTGACATCTCCATTCCATCCACAGCCCGCGCAGGCGCGCTCAGATGATCTTGCGATAGATGACGAAGCCGGGCTTGTCCGCGACCTTGTCATATAGCTGCATCGCGGTGTGGTTGGTCTCATGCGTTTGCCAGTAGACGCGCGGCGATCCGACGAGTTTCGCCTGCGCGTAGACGCCGTTGATCAAGGCGCGGCCGACGCCCTTGCCGCGCGCGGCCTGGCTGGTGAAGAGATCTTGCAGATAGCAGGTGGGCGCGATCGCCGTGGTCGAGCGGTGAAACAGATAGTGCGTCAGCCCGAGCAGCGCGCCGCCGGCGTCGGCGACCAGTGCATGCACCGGCTCGTAGGCATCGAAGAAGCGCTGCCACGTCATCGCGGTGATCTCGGGCGCGAGCGCGGTCGGTCCTGACCGTTCATAGAAGGCGTTGTAGCCGTCCCACAGAGGAAGCCACTGGGCGTAATCGTCGCGCGTGACGAAGCGGATGGTGACGTCGTCGGACATGAGCGAACCTTGGATGATCCCGCGTTGCACGATGTCTGCGCATCGCTCGCGAAGGTTCTACCGTCGCGATCGCGCGGGATCAATTGCCGACGAAGTCGCGCCTCATTCGGCGGCGCGCAGCAGCCGCGCCAGATGGCGTTCGCGCCCGGCGCGCTGCGCGCGATATTCGTCGGCCCTGGCCGGATCGTCGGTGTGCCGCACAAGGTCGGTCACCGGCGTATAGCTCAGCATGCGACCGCCGTCGGGCAACGCGGTGCAGCTGAAGCGCAGCACCTGGCCGTCGGCGAGATTGAGGTTGATCGGCGTGGAATCGCCCGATCGCATCATCGCGATGCGCTCGGCGATGAACGCGCTCAGCTCGTCTTCCGGCAATTCGTAGGCGCCGGTGTCGCGGCCATGATACATCAGCGCGACGAACGGCGGCTTGCTGTCGGCCTGCGCGTCGGAGAGCGCGAAATATTCGCGGAAGGCGCGGTTGATGAATTCGGCGCGGGTGTCGGCGTCGAGCAGCACGATGCCGATGTCGACCTGGTCGAGCGCGGCGGCGAGCCGCGCCGAGGTGGCGTGATGCTGCTGGTCCGCGGCAAAGGCGTCGATCCATTTCTGCCGCAGCATTCCCGTGATCAGGGCGGTGCCGGCCGCGGTCGCGGCCAGCATCAGCATCCGCGCGACGTCGGCGGTGTCGTAGCCGGGCAGCGCGCGATGATCGAGGAAGAACAGCGCCGAGGCGGCCACCGCGATCGCCGCGGAGATCAGCCCGGAGCTGATGCCGCTGATCGAGCTGGCGAGCGCCACGATGCAGACGAACAGCGGCGCGGGATTGGGGACCGGGATAAGGAGACGGTCGATCAGGAAGGCGGCGAGCGCCGTGATCGCCGTCAGGGCCGGACCTGAAATTGCACGCCAATCAAGCCGCATGCGCGTTCTCGCTATCTGTCAAACGAACGATAAAGCGGTAGTTTGACGACAGCTCCGCAACGGCGCCGGGATTTTCGCCCCGACCGTTAAGCCGGCCTTGCAGGGGCCGAACCAGCTTTCGCTGCTTTCAAATCAAATGATATGCAGATCGGCATGGAACCCGGTTCCGGGCCTGCGGGTTACCGCGTGCTTTGCTTGAAAGAGGACATCGATGCCCGCCATTTCGCCTTCGCTGCTGCCGATCCTGATGCTGTTTGCCTCGAACGTCTTCATGACCTTCGCCTGGTACGGCCATCTCAAGTTCAAGGATCATTCGCTCCCCCTTGTCATCATGGTGAGCTGGGGCATCGCCTTCTTCGAATACTGGCTGGCGGTGCCGGCCAATCGCTGGGGCAGCGCGGTCTATAGCGCCGCGCAGCTCAAGACCATGCAGGAGGTGATCACGCTGGTCGTGTTCGCCGGCTTCTCGGTGTTGTATCTGAAGGAGCCGCTGGGCTGGAATCACGCGCTCGGTTTTGCCTTCATCGCCGCCGGCGCGTTCTTCATCTTCCACAAATGGAGCTAGCGCGTTCGCGCTAGCGGTGCGGAGCCGGCTTGGCGGCAGGCGTCGTGACATGCGCGGGGTGCGCGCGGTCTTCGCCCTGCGTGCCGGTCACGATCAGGAGCGAGGCCGCAAGCAGGATCGCCGCCGACAGCGTCACGGTCACAAGTCCGACGGGGGTCTTCATCATGTCGCGCCGCTGTCTCTCCCGCGCCTCGCCGCGGATCAGGTGCCAAATGGAATTGCCGGATTACGCCGGGATCGATGTCGCCATGCTGATGTTGCTCGCCAGCAGCGTCACGGCGACGACCAGACACAGCGTCAGTGCGCCAAGCGCGAGCAACGCGGCGATCGCGTTGGTCAGGCGGGATGATGCCACTGGGGCATGGCGGCCATGGAAGCCTGCCGTGCCGGACCACCGTTTCATGGTGTAAATCCCTCAGGCCGCGAGCGAATCACTCGCGACATCCGAGCGAATCTGCCCAGCGTCACCGGCAACATTGCGGCGGCGTGGCCCCTCGAAAACGGCGAAAATGCGGCCTTGGCCAGGGTTTTGCCCGTTATTTGGGCTGTTTCCCCGCTATTCCCGGAATTCAGGCTGGTTGTTCAAACGCCTGCGACAAGGCGGGCCTGGGGCTCGGCCCCGGCACCAGGCTGCCAATCCATCGAGACAAATCCGGGGGTCTGCTCGACCCGTTTCAGCCAGGCGCGGATCGACGGGAAGGTCGCAAGGTCGAAGTCGCAGCGGTCGGCGACGTGGGTGTAGCCGTAGAGGGCGATGTCGGCGACCGTGAATTGCTCGGCCGCGAAAAAGGCGTGCCCCTTGAGGTGATTTTCCATCACCTGCAGCGCCGCATAGCCGCGCTCCATCCAGTCCTCCAGCGCGTGCGTCTGCAGGTCGCGCCCGCCCTTGACCAGCGACAGCCAGAAATAGGCGGCGCCGATATTCGGCTCCAGCGCGTGCTGCTCGAAGAACATCCATTGCAGCGCCTCGGCGCGCTCGATCCGCGACTCCGGCGCCAGCGGCGTGCCGATCGCGACGTACCAGAGGATGGCGTTGGACTCGGCGAGATGGCGGCCCTCGGCGACCTCGAGCAACGGCACCTGGCCGCTCGGATTCTTGGCCAGGAAGTCCGGAGTGCGGCTCTCGCCGCGCAGGATGTCGATCTCGATCGCCTGATATGGCGTGTTCAACACCGCAAGCGCCAGCCGGACCTTGTAGCTGTTGCCGGAGCGCTGCATCGAATAGAGCTTGTACATTGCGTCGGTGTTCACTCGGTGCGTCAGGTTCACTTGGTCTGAGACGGTACGCTTGAAAATTGCGCGGCCTGTCACACCGCAATGCCGCTAAACAATGATGCCGACAGGGGTGCGTCGCAAGCCCTGGAACGTGGAAAAAGTCGAAACGTCTACCGCACTGCACGCGTGCAGAACGATTCCATCAACACGGCAGAACAACTCGGATCACGGCTGCGCGACGCTTTGCACGGTGCCGGTCGATGCCGTCGATACCGTGGCCGATACCTCGGCCGACGCGTGGCAATTCACAAACGTTAACGCGCCATCCCGATCGCGCGATGTGCCCGTCGGGGCTGCAACGGACCGCCTGCCGTCGGCACCATCGGGGCACGCGCCGCATAGCAATTGTCCTCGGAGCAATTCGCGCCGGCGCACGCGACCGCAGGCCTTGCCCGCAAGGCTGGAGCGGCCACAGCGGCGCTTGCCGGATATGAGTCATTTGGGGCCGGAACTTGCGGAATATTGCGCAT
Protein-coding sequences here:
- a CDS encoding HAD family phosphatase; this translates as MNAPWTVDAVLLDMDGTLLDTEKVYFDSLVAALNACGYSDGVGALCHSMVGLPGPVCEAMLRDHYGAAFPLAEVNRAFIVTRDRMFDAGLPLKPGTLALLDGLAAADCRKAIVTSSSRRTAERHLTLAGIRDRFDTLLTLDDVTHGKPDPELYLKAAARLDVTPVACIAVEDSNHGVAAAHAAGAITLMVPDMAPPTDETRAKCAAVLPDLNAVLALLQERGAL
- a CDS encoding DUF1501 domain-containing protein, coding for MIMDCSESLMLQATSRRALLLGGASFAAWAYLPKFARAADGRDPRFVTIILRGALDGLATVAPIGDPDYAGLHGAIALKADGPNAAVMLDPFFGLHPAMPEFARMYRAKQAAVVHAVATSYRDRSHFDGQDVLESGFPGPGRVQSGWLNRALEALPKGERVTRALAVGPTTPLVLRGAAPTVGWAPTALPQAADDTAMRLLDLYQHRDPTLASALTQGLQLEKQAQGNEMKPQPGGGGVAAMRLVARGAAKLMAADDGPRIGALAFDGWDTHANEGGPVGRLAQLLGGLDGALAEFQSGLGARWRDTVIVVATEFGRTARINGTEGTDHGTGTIALLVGGAVNGGRMITDWPGLKPANLYQARDLAPTTDLRAVIKGVLHDQFGLGERVLADAVFPDSAPVKPMKGLVA
- a CDS encoding TetR/AcrR family transcriptional regulator, with the translated sequence MPRPSEPTRERIVQAANSLFYSEGIRRVSVDEVAAKAGLTKRTLYYHFKSKDDLVAAYLAARDQPNLALFRKWFAEAEGGVPAKVEAIFRNLARSARHPKWKGCGFLRTSAELANMPGHPAIRIGAAHKKKFEDWLRATFAEQGIADPLKLARQILLLLDGSFAVVLLHRDASYMETAGEAARTLIETALPKPGRKRG
- a CDS encoding GNAT family N-acetyltransferase, encoding MSDDVTIRFVTRDDYAQWLPLWDGYNAFYERSGPTALAPEITAMTWQRFFDAYEPVHALVADAGGALLGLTHYLFHRSTTAIAPTCYLQDLFTSQAARGKGVGRALINGVYAQAKLVGSPRVYWQTHETNHTAMQLYDKVADKPGFVIYRKII
- a CDS encoding PAS-domain containing protein, which codes for MRLDWRAISGPALTAITALAAFLIDRLLIPVPNPAPLFVCIVALASSISGISSGLISAAIAVAASALFFLDHRALPGYDTADVARMLMLAATAAGTALITGMLRQKWIDAFAADQQHHATSARLAAALDQVDIGIVLLDADTRAEFINRAFREYFALSDAQADSKPPFVALMYHGRDTGAYELPEDELSAFIAERIAMMRSGDSTPINLNLADGQVLRFSCTALPDGGRMLSYTPVTDLVRHTDDPARADEYRAQRAGRERHLARLLRAAE
- a CDS encoding DMT family protein, with the translated sequence MPAISPSLLPILMLFASNVFMTFAWYGHLKFKDHSLPLVIMVSWGIAFFEYWLAVPANRWGSAVYSAAQLKTMQEVITLVVFAGFSVLYLKEPLGWNHALGFAFIAAGAFFIFHKWS
- a CDS encoding crotonase/enoyl-CoA hydratase family protein is translated as MPDPILLAIDDGIALITLNRPAQLNALNYQLIDQLMAALDRIEGDATVRAVILTGAGERAFSAGADIKGFSESVKQGAAVAVRDFVRRGQAMTARLEAFKKPVIAAVNGLAFGGGCEITEAVHLAIASDRALFAKPEIKLGMPPTFGGTQRLPRLAGRKRALELLLTGDPFPPEHAREIGLINQIVPHDQLLTAARELAGRITRHSPDAVAGTITAVTRGLNMPIAEGLLVESEQFAALVPSRDLAEGLAAWKERRPAKYVGA
- a CDS encoding DUF1800 family protein, with protein sequence MARDSQAALIALNRFGFGARGGAAGDLINAASDPRGFVLAELARPNGALLEVPGLLSTPELGKQVFDYQFEIQQARNAAKAAQQGASETPPQGPDAKPQQRRNLSLSTAAKEIAGKDPAMQPQPADNANAAMTPSTMQAVAGPAKPPAQPLNIIQKTFRAEALARLQRGVVADCGFVERLVVFWSNHFCISANKGALARMWAGSFEREAIRPHVLGRFGDMLKAVEQHPAMLFFLDNQQSLGPESRAGINRNRGLNENLAREIMELHTLGVGGGYTQDDVTSLARVITGWTFAGRQGQLGTPGSFVFNANAHQPGPQQVLGKTYAQAGVAQGDAVLSDIARHPSTAKFIATKFARHFVTDDPPPALVAKLQDTFSKTDGDLRALATALVQSNEAWQAPLTKMRSPYEFLLASGRLLARNPEDPGRYLNGLNVLGQPLWSPAGPNGFPDTAAAWAAPEGIKLRLDISAQLGSQLADRFDPRDLLELIAADAASVETRRTIERAESRQQALALLLMSPEFQRR
- a CDS encoding cysteine-rich CWC family protein; translation: MDLTSHDRSEPASPRRLACTACGSEFSCSLTGSCWCSDESFRLPMPADSSDCLCPACLRKLAEQQAAVSAK
- a CDS encoding glutathione S-transferase family protein, with the protein product MYKLYSMQRSGNSYKVRLALAVLNTPYQAIEIDILRGESRTPDFLAKNPSGQVPLLEVAEGRHLAESNAILWYVAIGTPLAPESRIERAEALQWMFFEQHALEPNIGAAYFWLSLVKGGRDLQTHALEDWMERGYAALQVMENHLKGHAFFAAEQFTVADIALYGYTHVADRCDFDLATFPSIRAWLKRVEQTPGFVSMDWQPGAGAEPQARLVAGV
- a CDS encoding aldo/keto reductase, with product MEIRNLGGSGLRVSAVGIGCNNFGQRTDLETSRKVIHKAIDLGITLFDTADIYAGMGGSETVLGTVLGDRRKDIVLATKFSKPMATDGTKQGASRRYIMSAVEASLTRLKTDYIDLYQQHDYDPLTPIDETLRALDDLVRQGKVRYIGNSNFPAWRIAEAEYVARELNVNRFVSCQDEYSLVVRGIEKDLLPAAQQYNLGLLPFFPLASGLLTGKYQRGTAAPADTRFAKAPALKDRYVTPRNEDIVEQLQAFAQARGHTMLELAFSWLAARPQVASVIAGATRPEQIEQNVKAISWKLSAEEMAEIDGMTKG